A region of Desulfolithobacter dissulfuricans DNA encodes the following proteins:
- a CDS encoding GNAT family N-acetyltransferase, producing MVVYRIHHHHDPTRPEPMVPGWTGPARHGGWSRTRPLIVARVHNDVIGYLRLSCRQPSGIWTIRGLAVHQSCQGRGIGGRLLRLAIRYTGEHCRGRQLLSFVRPDNNISMHLHLGLGFTPVSWPPSGPGHGRSRPPAAASERLHTCLALTLPAAYSRYSSST from the coding sequence ATGGTCGTCTACCGCATCCACCACCATCATGACCCCACCCGGCCGGAACCGATGGTTCCGGGCTGGACAGGTCCAGCCCGTCATGGCGGATGGAGTAGAACACGGCCACTCATCGTGGCCCGGGTCCATAACGATGTCATCGGCTACCTGCGGCTGAGCTGCAGGCAACCCTCGGGGATCTGGACCATCCGGGGCCTCGCGGTCCACCAGTCCTGCCAGGGCCGGGGTATCGGTGGCCGGCTGCTGCGCCTGGCGATCCGCTATACCGGGGAACATTGCCGGGGCAGGCAGCTGCTCTCCTTTGTCCGGCCGGACAACAACATCTCCATGCACCTGCACCTGGGTCTTGGCTTCACCCCGGTTTCCTGGCCACCCTCCGGGCCTGGCCACGGCAGGTCGCGACCGCCCGCAGCCGCCTCCGAACGGCTGCACACCTGCCTTGCCCTCACCCTGCCGGCAGCCTACAGCAGGTACTCCTCCTCCACGTAA
- the rnc gene encoding ribonuclease III has product MAATLETLVQDNEEQLRELESVIGYQFKDISLLQLSLIHSSFAFERLGSGLHNETQEFLGDAVLDLTVGYILFKRFPEMREGKLTRIRSALVNESGLAEMARKINLGKYLLLGKGEDASRGREKPSILSCAFEAVVGALFLDGGYGAALEFVQRTFGPLIDEGRDRLMLADAKSSLQEKLQEKYNEGPQYVLEDEEGPAHARIFTVSVRFRDEVLGTGRASSKKEAEQQAARAALNSFTEESPAPAADNQAAG; this is encoded by the coding sequence ATGGCTGCCACCCTGGAAACACTGGTTCAGGATAACGAGGAACAGCTTCGCGAACTGGAGTCGGTTATCGGTTATCAGTTCAAGGATATCAGCCTGTTGCAGTTATCGCTCATCCACAGCTCCTTTGCCTTTGAGCGGCTCGGTTCCGGATTGCATAATGAGACCCAGGAATTTCTGGGCGACGCGGTGCTGGATCTGACGGTGGGATACATCCTGTTCAAGCGATTTCCAGAGATGCGGGAGGGCAAGTTGACCCGGATCCGTTCCGCCCTGGTCAATGAGTCCGGGCTGGCAGAAATGGCCCGCAAGATTAATCTGGGCAAATATCTGCTGCTGGGCAAGGGTGAAGACGCCTCCCGCGGTCGGGAAAAACCGTCCATCCTCTCCTGTGCCTTCGAGGCCGTGGTGGGGGCGCTGTTTCTTGATGGCGGCTACGGCGCGGCCCTGGAGTTCGTTCAGCGGACGTTCGGGCCGCTTATTGACGAGGGACGGGATCGGTTGATGCTGGCTGATGCCAAGTCGAGCCTCCAGGAAAAGCTGCAGGAAAAATACAACGAAGGGCCCCAGTACGTCCTGGAGGATGAGGAAGGCCCGGCCCATGCGCGTATCTTCACGGTCTCGGTCCGGTTCCGGGACGAGGTACTCGGCACCGGCAGGGCGTCGAGCAAGAAGGAGGCAGAGCAGCAGGCGGCCCGGGCGGCGCTGAACTCCTTTACCGAAGAGTCCCCCGCTCCGGCTGCCGATAATCAGGCGGCAGGCTGA
- a CDS encoding ABC transporter ATP-binding protein, with amino-acid sequence MLSINNLNLQYGRKHLFRDVSVQVHDGERIGLAGVNGAGKSTLLKIMAGEMETDPGIVSRASWFTVAYLPQEITIELTSRSLYEEAETAFADVLAFQQEMEQIGEQLATLPPDDPEVDRLLARQGELQQHLEGRDVFRIRPQIERILFGLGFSAADLDKEVASFSGGWIMRLLLAKLLLRKPSLLLLDEPTNHLDIESLTWLEEFLLQYDGAMVIISHDRSFLDRVTSITWELSLGRLTVYKGNYSHYLVEKQQRLELERAAYENQQAKIRQTERFIERFRSKATKARQVQSRIKQLEKMERIELSETDRSIRFSFPPAAPSGRDVLTLKGVRKTFGDRVVLDGLDLHLQRGDKLAVVGVNGAGKTTLLKILAGVEDAEGTIRMGHNVILSYFGQHQAQELPGELSVLDTVYHGAEEMTITQVRSLLGAFLFSGDEVEKKVKVLSGGEKSRVALAKMLVRPANLMLLDEPTNHLDISSQEVLQEAMAQYEGTIIVVSHNRYFTNSFVNKVLEIRDGRATLYQGNIDDYLARRKKEEEKQHSPQSRDRNADSEGKGTAVADKKALRRQRAQLRQEMNRKLGPLKKQVKTAEQEIEKLEERKAELEQLMADPELYSDSQRWSETSREYNALERRLERWYGKWEEAQEKIEALEEKVEV; translated from the coding sequence ATGCTCAGTATCAACAATCTTAATCTCCAGTACGGTCGCAAGCACCTGTTTCGGGATGTGTCGGTCCAGGTCCATGACGGCGAGCGCATAGGGCTTGCCGGCGTGAACGGGGCAGGTAAATCCACCCTGCTGAAAATCATGGCCGGCGAGATGGAAACCGATCCCGGTATTGTCAGCCGGGCCTCCTGGTTCACGGTGGCCTACCTGCCCCAGGAAATCACCATCGAACTCACCAGCCGCAGCCTGTACGAGGAGGCCGAGACCGCCTTTGCCGACGTCCTGGCCTTCCAGCAGGAGATGGAACAGATCGGTGAGCAATTGGCAACGCTTCCCCCGGATGATCCTGAGGTGGACAGGCTGCTGGCCCGCCAGGGAGAACTGCAGCAGCATCTCGAAGGGCGGGACGTCTTTCGCATCCGCCCGCAGATAGAGCGCATTCTCTTCGGGCTCGGGTTCTCGGCCGCAGATCTTGACAAAGAGGTGGCCAGCTTTTCCGGTGGCTGGATCATGCGGTTGCTCCTGGCCAAGCTCCTGTTGCGCAAGCCATCCCTTCTGCTCCTGGACGAGCCCACCAACCATCTGGACATCGAGTCCCTCACCTGGCTCGAGGAGTTCCTGCTCCAGTACGACGGCGCCATGGTGATCATCTCCCATGACCGATCCTTCCTCGACCGGGTCACCTCGATCACATGGGAACTGAGTCTCGGCCGGCTTACGGTCTACAAGGGCAACTACTCCCACTATCTGGTGGAAAAGCAGCAGCGGCTCGAGCTGGAACGGGCCGCCTATGAAAACCAGCAGGCCAAGATCAGGCAGACCGAGCGGTTCATCGAGCGGTTTCGCTCCAAGGCCACCAAGGCCCGCCAGGTCCAGAGCCGGATCAAGCAGTTGGAGAAGATGGAACGGATCGAGCTGTCGGAAACAGACCGTTCCATCCGCTTCTCCTTCCCGCCGGCCGCCCCTTCGGGCCGTGATGTTCTGACCCTGAAGGGTGTTCGCAAGACCTTTGGTGATCGGGTGGTTCTCGATGGGCTGGATCTCCATCTCCAGCGGGGCGACAAGCTGGCCGTGGTGGGCGTCAACGGGGCCGGCAAAACCACGCTTCTCAAAATTCTCGCCGGGGTGGAGGATGCCGAGGGTACCATCCGCATGGGGCACAACGTGATTCTCTCCTATTTCGGTCAGCACCAGGCCCAGGAACTGCCGGGCGAGCTGAGCGTGCTCGATACGGTCTACCACGGGGCCGAGGAGATGACCATTACCCAGGTCCGCTCCCTGCTTGGAGCCTTCCTGTTTTCCGGCGACGAGGTGGAAAAAAAGGTCAAGGTCCTGTCCGGGGGGGAAAAGAGCCGGGTTGCCCTGGCCAAAATGCTGGTGCGGCCGGCCAACCTCATGCTCCTGGACGAGCCCACCAACCACCTCGATATCTCCTCCCAGGAAGTGCTGCAGGAGGCCATGGCCCAGTACGAGGGCACCATTATCGTGGTCTCCCACAACCGCTACTTCACCAATTCGTTTGTCAACAAAGTGCTGGAGATCCGTGACGGCAGGGCAACCCTGTACCAGGGCAATATCGACGATTACCTGGCACGGCGCAAAAAAGAGGAGGAAAAACAACATTCGCCTCAGTCCAGGGACCGAAACGCGGACTCGGAAGGAAAAGGGACCGCTGTGGCCGATAAAAAAGCCCTGCGCCGCCAGCGGGCCCAGCTCCGTCAGGAGATGAATCGTAAACTCGGGCCGTTGAAAAAGCAGGTCAAAACCGCGGAACAGGAAATCGAAAAACTGGAAGAGCGCAAGGCCGAACTGGAACAGCTTATGGCCGATCCTGAACTCTACTCCGATTCACAGCGCTGGAGCGAGACCAGCAGGGAGTACAACGCACTGGAACGGCGTCTGGAACGCTGGTATGGAAAATGGGAAGAAGCTCAGGAAAAAATTGAGGCTCTCGAAGAAAAAGTCGAGGTTTAA
- a CDS encoding elongator complex protein 3 gives MSRQLVIPVFIPHEGCPHCCVFCNQHRISGQRRKVTAGDVHRTIEDWLGYGRGNPATVQVAFFGGSFTGLPLERQEELLGAVQPWLERNLVHSIRLSTRPDYIDTRVTDLLCRYRVGVVELGVQSMDDSVLSCCRRGHLARHTRQAIPLLRRVGLQVGAQLMLGLPGESRQTLRATVDAVIALAPDFVRIYPLLVLAGSELAYRYEQGQYRPLSLEYAVLLAAWMKKRFDAATISVVRMGLQAGPELEEALVAGPYHPAFGELVQSRIMLQKARKLLAGAAPGKRYLLRINSRDQSIFRGFRSANLRRLAHLGLLDRFTLHPDPAQPRMTLSLVPVS, from the coding sequence GTGTCCCGCCAGCTGGTCATCCCGGTTTTCATTCCCCACGAGGGATGCCCTCATTGCTGTGTGTTCTGCAACCAGCACCGGATCAGCGGTCAGCGTCGTAAGGTGACGGCCGGTGATGTCCACCGGACCATCGAGGACTGGCTCGGCTATGGCCGCGGCAACCCGGCGACGGTCCAGGTGGCTTTTTTCGGCGGCAGTTTCACCGGCCTGCCCCTGGAGCGGCAGGAGGAGCTGCTGGGCGCGGTGCAGCCCTGGCTTGAGCGGAACCTGGTCCACTCCATCCGGCTTTCCACCCGGCCGGACTATATCGATACCCGGGTCACGGATTTGCTTTGCAGGTACCGGGTCGGGGTGGTGGAACTCGGGGTGCAGTCCATGGACGACAGCGTGCTTAGCTGCTGCCGGCGCGGCCACCTGGCCCGCCATACCCGCCAGGCCATACCGTTACTGCGCCGGGTCGGGTTGCAGGTCGGGGCCCAGCTCATGTTGGGGTTGCCCGGCGAGAGCCGTCAAACCCTGCGGGCAACCGTGGATGCGGTCATAGCCCTGGCACCGGATTTTGTCCGCATCTATCCCCTGCTGGTCCTTGCCGGCAGCGAGCTGGCGTACAGGTACGAGCAGGGGCAGTACCGCCCCCTGAGCCTGGAATACGCGGTACTGCTGGCGGCCTGGATGAAAAAACGGTTTGACGCCGCGACCATTTCAGTGGTACGGATGGGCCTCCAGGCCGGACCGGAACTGGAAGAGGCCCTGGTAGCTGGACCCTACCATCCGGCGTTCGGCGAACTGGTCCAGAGCCGGATCATGCTGCAGAAGGCGAGAAAACTGCTCGCCGGTGCGGCTCCGGGCAAAAGATATCTTTTGCGGATAAACAGCAGGGACCAGTCCATATTCCGAGGTTTCAGATCCGCCAACCTGCGTCGCCTGGCCCATCTCGGTCTGCTCGACCGGTTCACCCTGCATCCTGATCCGGCCCAGCCCCGCATGACCCTCAGCCTGGTTCCTGTTTCCTGA
- the thpR gene encoding RNA 2',3'-cyclic phosphodiesterase — MGDVDGGVFADIREALAGVRSDFFSLRIKGVGFFPPRKRPRVIWAGIEPSEELILLHKRIETTLVGCGLSPEGRKFSPHITLARLKNTPLSRVTCFLGQHALLASRTFTVDRFLLYSSVLGRSGAKHYVEEEYLL, encoded by the coding sequence ATCGGCGATGTGGACGGTGGGGTCTTTGCCGATATCCGCGAAGCCCTGGCCGGGGTGCGCTCTGATTTTTTTTCCCTGAGAATCAAGGGAGTTGGCTTCTTTCCGCCGCGTAAAAGGCCACGGGTGATCTGGGCCGGAATCGAACCAAGCGAGGAACTGATCCTGCTGCACAAGCGGATCGAAACCACCCTGGTCGGCTGTGGTCTGTCCCCGGAGGGACGAAAATTTTCTCCCCACATCACCCTGGCCAGGCTCAAAAACACGCCGCTTTCCAGGGTGACCTGTTTTCTCGGCCAGCATGCGCTGCTCGCCAGCCGCACCTTCACCGTGGACCGGTTTCTGCTCTATTCCAGCGTGCTGGGCCGAAGTGGGGCCAAACATTACGTGGAGGAGGAGTACCTGCTGTAG